A single genomic interval of Lathyrus oleraceus cultivar Zhongwan6 chromosome 7, CAAS_Psat_ZW6_1.0, whole genome shotgun sequence harbors:
- the LOC127103768 gene encoding uncharacterized protein LOC127103768, translating to MNPHEHSATSTRHGSMMGDEDPYDAFFMPQPVQPTVGGLPDPTVDRLHALEEKFKSLEVHTTPGLDAVDMCLVPGLVIPQKFKVPDFDNLLNSENETFYGIEIGGPEVSHPFVVGRYLYIGNVQVLRVERRIVKCKMAGRNAGKNDEALATAMQAMAQAFQNPPNADENVGSRSLATFQRENPPTFLGRYDPEGALAWLKEIERIFRVMDCTLVQKIRYGTHKLSGEADDWWVDTRLRLETAGEEITWEVFRREFLRKYYPEDVRGKKEIEFLELKQGNLSVTEYAAKFTELANFYPHYDGANAEFSKCINFENGLRPCRIFEEDNNAHYKILSEKRGRGQHSRGKPYETPVGKGKQKEISARRTSGGDVPANVICFKCGKPGHKSNVCRLGETRCFRCGMPGHAARDCKQKDVVCFNCGEGGHISAKCQKPKTGPESGKVFSLSGTQTTNEDGLVRGTCFINSIPLITIIDTCATHCFVAADCVERLGLSLSSLGRDMIVEVPAKGTVSMSLVCKSCPLSIFGKDFVVDLVCLPLVGLDVVLGMDWLKPTYVHINCYNNTVRFSSAEEEGRTKLLSKKQLKEFIEEDALVFLLMACLSVEIFPDEIPSAPPEREVEFTIDLVPGTRPISMAPYRMSASELAELKSQLENLLERKFVRPSVSPWGAPVLLVKKKRQKHATFNIDLRSGYHQIKVKDEDIQKTAFRTRYGHYEYTVMPFGVTNAPRVFMEYMNRIFHPYLDQFVVVFIDDILVYSKSEEEHVEHLRIVLQVLKEKRLYAKLSKCEFWLREVSFLGHVVSGDGIAVDPSKIDAVLQWEAPTSVTKIRSFLGLAGYYRRFIEGFSKLALPLTKLTCKGAAFVWDVRCEESFLELKKRLTTAPILILPNPEEPFVVYCDASKMGLRGVLMQNGKVVAYASRQLRIHEKNYPTHDLELVAVVFVLKIWRHYLYGSRFEVFSDHKSLKYLFDQRELNMRQRRRLELLKDYDFGLNYHPGKANVVADALSRKTLHMSTLMIIREAQKLDMKLVDVLIGLGQSENEDFKLDAQWVLRFRDRICVPDDVDLKRMILEESHRSYLSIHPGATKMYQDLKRLFWWSGMKREVARFVYACLT from the exons TTTGTTGAATTCTGAGAATgagactttttacggaatcgaaatcggaggtccggaag TATCTCACCCTTTTGTTGTTGGCCGTTACCTTTATATTGGTAACGTGCAGGTGCTCCGCGTTGAGAGGAGGATAGTG AAGTGTAAGATGGCCGGAAGAAATGCTGGGAAGAATGATGAGGCTCTTGCTACAGCTATGCAGGCAATGGCTCAGGCGTTCCAGAACCCACCCAATGCTGACGAGAACGTGGGGTCTCGTAGTCTGGCGACGTTTCAGAGGGAGAACCCGCCTACTTTTCTGGGTAGGTATGATCCTGAAGGAGCCTTGGcttggttgaaggagattgaaagaatcttcagagtgaTGGATTGCACTCTTGTGCAAAAGATCCGTTATGGAACTCATAAGCTGTCAGGTGAAGCCGATGATTGGTGGGTGGACACTCGTCTAAGGTTGGAAACTGCGGGCGAGGAGATTACTTGGGAAGTGTTTCGTAGAGAATTTCTAAGGAAGTATTATCCAGAAGATGTGCGAGGAAAGAAAGAGATTGAATTCCTCGAGTTGAAGCAAGGGAACTTGTCTGTCACGGAGTATGCAGCTAAGTTCACTGAATTGGCTAATTTCTATCCTCACTATGATGGAGCCAATGCCGAATTCTCTAAGTGCATCaattttgaaaatggattgcgTCC TTGTAGAATCTTTGAAGAGGACAACAATGCACACTATAAGATCTTGTCTGAGAAGAGAGGAAGGGGCCAACACAGTCGTGGTAAGCCATATGAAACTCCGGTTGGAAAAGGGAAACAGAAAGAGATTTCGGCTCGAAGAACAAGTGGGGGAGATGTTCCTGCTAATGTTATCTGTTTcaagtgtggaaagccgggtcacaAGAGTAATGTGTGTAGGCTTGGTGAAACGAGATGTTTCCGTTGTGGTATGCCGGGACATGCGGCTCGTGATTGTAAGCAGAAGGATGTTGTTTGCTTTAACTGTGGAGAAGGAGGACATATCAGTGCTAAATGTCAGAAGCCAAAGACGGGACCAGAGAGTGGTAAAGTGTTTTCTTTGTCGGGAACTCAGACTACAAATGAAGATGGACTTGTTCGAGGTACTTGTTTCATTAATAGCAttcctttaattactattattgatacctGTGCCACACACTGTTTTGTTGCTGCGGATTGTGTTGAAAGATTGGGTCTTTCTTTGTCTTCCTTGGGTAGAGATATGATTGTTGAGGTTCCCGCTAAGGGAACGGTATCTATGTCTCTTGTGTGTAAGAGTTGCCCTTTGTCAATATTTGGTAAAGATTTTGTAGTTGATCTTGTTTGTTTGCCGCTTGTCGGGTTGGATGTAGTATTGGGTATGGACTGGTTGAAACCTACCTATGttcatattaattgctacaaCAACACTGTGAGGTTTTCTTCTGCCGAAGAAGAGGGAAGAACAAAATTGTTATCCAAGAAACAATTGAAGGAGTTCATAGAAGAAGACGCGTTGGTGTTCTTGTTGATGGCATGCTTGTCTGTGGAGA TTTTTCCCGATGAGATTCCTAGTGCACCGCCAGAAAGAGAAGTTGAGTTCACTATTGACCTTGTACCTGGTACTAGACCCATCTCTATGGCGCCATATAGGATGTCAGCATCAGAGTTGGCTGAACTGAAGAGTCAGCTAGAGAATTTGCTTGAAAGGAAGTTTGTGAGACCTAGTGTATCACCTTGGGGAGCTCCAGTTTTGCTGGTGAAAAAAAAAAGACAGAAGCATGCGacttt TAACATTGATCTAAGGTCGGGCTACCATCAAATTAAGGTGAAAGATGAGGACATTCAGAAAACTGCTTTCAGGACTCGTTATGGACACTACGAGTACACGGTGATGCCTTTCGGCGTTACTAATGCGCCGAGAGtattcatggagtacatgaatcgCATTTTCCATCCTTATTTGGATCAATTTGTGGTGGTGTTCATAGACGACATTTTGGTTTATTCTAAGTCGGAGGAAGAGCATGTGGAACATTTGCGTATTGTTTTGCAAGTGTTGAAAGAGAAGAGATTGTATGCTAAGTTGTctaagtgtgagttttggttgagagaaGTTAGCTTTCTTGGTCATGTTGTTTCCGGTGACGGAATTGCGGTTGATCCATCGAAGATTGATGCGGTGTTGCAATGGGAAGCTCCTACGTCAGTTACCAAGATAAGAAGTTTCCTAGGCTTGGCAGGTTACTATAGGAGGTTTATagaaggattttctaagttggcacTTCCTTTGACTAAGTTAACTTGTAAGGGTGCTGCTTTTGTGTGGGATGTCCGATGTGAAGAAAGTTTCCTTGAGTTGAAGAAAAGGTTGACAACGGCTCCGATTTTGATTTTGCCAAATCCCGAGGAACCGTTTGTGGTTTATTGCGATGCTTCGAAAATGGGATTAAGAGGTGTGCTTATGCAGAATGGTAAGGTGGTCgcttatgcttctagacaatTGAGGATTCATGAGAAAAACTACCCTACGCATGATTTGGAGCTTGTGGCGGTTGtgtttgttttgaaaatttggaGACATTACCTTTACGGATCTAGATTTGAAGTCTTTAGTGACCATAAAAGcttgaagtatttgtttgatcaaagagagctgaacatgagacaaaGGAGACGGCTGGAATTGCtaaaggattatgactttgggttgaacTACCATCCGGGAAAAGCGAATGTGGTGGCCGATGCTCTGAGTAGGAAGACTTTGCATATGTCGACCTTGATGAT CATTAGGGAGGCTCAGAAGTTGGATATGAAACTTGTTGATGTGCTCATTGGACTCGGACAATCTGAGAATGAGGATTTCAAATTGGATGCACAATGGGTGTTGAGGTTTCGTGATAGGATTTGTGTTCCCGATGATGTGGATTTAAAAAGGATGATCTTGGAAGAAAGCCATAGGAGTTATTTGAGTATTCATCCCGGAGCGACTAAGATGTACCaagatttgaaaagattattttggtggTCGGGAATGAAGCGTGAAGTAGCTCGGTTTGTGTATGCGTGCTTGACTTGA